A genomic window from Lotus japonicus ecotype B-129 chromosome 1, LjGifu_v1.2 includes:
- the LOC130731670 gene encoding putative F-box/LRR-repeat protein At4g13960 → MPVFRNLISLELTFPRFRGWFDVVEVLPYCPNLQSLAIEKGKYRRIIEDQLEHTIEPVVPECVSLHLKTCSVRHYPVKSMYEDFDLAAYILQNARVLQVLTIHMDPYHSTESEKDQFFNYLSRCPRISQACKIECN, encoded by the exons ATGCCTGTGTTTCGAAACTTAATCAGCCTTGAGCTTACCTTTCCTCGCTTCCGTGGCTGGTTTGATGTAGTGGAAGTGCTTCCTTATTGTCCCAATCTTCAATCTCTTGCCATTGAAAAG GGTAAGTACAGGAGAATTATCGAAGATCAATTGGAACATACCATAGAACCTGTTGTTCCAGAATGTGTTTCATTGCACCTCAAAACATGTTCTGTTAGACACTATCCGGTTAAAAGCATGTATGAAGATTTTGATTTGGCAGCATATATCCTTCAAAATGCGAgggttttacaagtgctgactATTCACATGGACCCTTATCACTCAACGGAATCTGAGAAGGACCAATTCTTCAATTATTTATCCAGGTGCCCGAGGATCTCTCAAGCATGTAAAATTGAGTGCAACTAG
- the LOC130728808 gene encoding F-box protein At4g09920-like, with product MEDRISALPDEIHRYILSFLPTKFAFTTTVISKRWNSICNSLIVLHFDDKAEDEEEAYIRFRRFVDKVLLSPLVQHHPIETLSIVSNSQLCQYRSRFNTDEWIEAAKRRGVKNLQLSSIHLNLRLLPGIFTSFKTLVVLKLSEIIIEYGSVGPVDFPSLTTLHLINVLFRQRDDVMKILNGCPIVEDLYVTAPCFELGYPTGFKPMPQVVKAHINAFNVPFNAIPNVESLHIEELSVRDSGWCHRLLLWS from the exons ATGGAAGATCGAATCAGCGCCTTACCGGACGAAATCCACCGCTACATCCTCTCATTTCTGCCAACCAAATTCGCATTCACCACCACAGTCATCTCCAAGCGGTGGAACTCAATCTGCAACTCCCTCATCGTGCTCCACTTCGACGACAAAGCTGAAGACGAAGAAGAGGCCTACATCCGCTTCCGCCGCTTCGTCGACAAGGTTCTCCTTTCCCCGCTCGTCCAGCACCACCCGATCGAGACGCTCTCCATCGTCTCTAACTCTCAGCTCTGCCAATACCGAAGCCGGTTCAACACAGACGAGTGGATCGAAGCTGCAAAACGACGTGGCGTTAAGAATCTCCAGCTGTCGTCAATACATCTTAACTTGCGCTTGTTGCCCGGTATTTTCACCTCCTTCAAAACCCTCGTGGTTCTGAAGCTGAGTGAGATAATCATTGAATATGGTTCTGTTGGTCCTGTTGATTTTCCCTCACTCACAACCCTTCATTTGATTAACGTTTTGTTTCGTCAAAGGGATGATGTGATGAAAATTCTTAATGGGTGTCCCATTGTTGAGGATTTGTATGTTACAGCTCCCTGTTTTGAACTAGGCTACCCTACAGGGTTTAAACCCATGCCCCAGGTTGTGAAAGCACATATCAACGCTTTTAATGTTCCTTTCAATGCAATTCCTAATGTAGAGTCTCTACACATTGAGGAG CTATCTGTAAGGGATAGTGGCTGGTGTCATCGTTTGCTTCTTTGGAGTTAG